TTGGATTTTCTATTATAATTTGGTTTCAAGTTAAAATGAAATTTAGCAaactaatggtaatatcggactagcatgtgataggcatgggttcgaggttatctgtaccatactaattgcatccttaggcaagatgctttactctcattgcctcgtccttcggatgggatgtaaagccgttggtcccgtgtacttaacagtgcacgttaaagaacttggtacactattcgaaaagagtaggggatcgtctcccggtgtgctaatctggtaggcgctgcactgctggctgccgtgggtccgtggagggcctaatccgaatttcctcagtttccagttaagcttgaggacaaatacagtatgaatacctttacctttacctttaatgtactgtatttgcGAATATACAATACAACCTCCATTCATTATTTAGTATGTTTTCACAACAATAACAATTCAAAGTTTAATTACGGTCCAAATTGTTTGACTTGGCTGGTTGTGGTTGTAGACCCGGAGTTGTGAGTTTGTTTCTCCGCTTGACAAGTTAGAATTTATGTAGTTTTagtaatgattaataaaaattaatttttttataaagtgATTGTCCTAGAAATAAAaggtttatttctttttttctcctattattaaacaatacaacTCAGTTTTTATTATCTATTTTGTTGTTTATTCACTCGTAATTACAAGGTTaatgcatggaggtataatacctccatggttaatGTAAAGCCTCAGACATCACATCCttagtttattattttaaaggaTTTTATTTGGGTTTGATCTATTTCCTGTTTCAATCCAAAATATGATTGTAAACAGTCATAGAATTTTAGTTCTTTACAGTACaggttattgttgttgtttattagttttccacaaataatgatttatataattttctttaaaaatcattaaatattataaatgtagATGGTGGTCACAATACAATAGTCTAGAAGTacactttaaagatgtattgtcccttgaaacacaaacaaattaaggtgaaaatattctaaatttaaattggccatatcaaagtaatattaaagttattttttgaacaaaaaaatgtctgtatttcagttaaatgattttttttcgacaaatttttggtgaaagttaagaACTATTTTGATACTTTAAAATTACCAACTTTTTtaagaaatctttttttttttttttggaaaatttagtcaaagggacaatacatctttaagcagaGGCTACTACTattaacaaaatagaaaaaacatTACAATGAGATTATTGTACAATAAATAAAGGTAGAAATTATTGGTTAATGCTCAATTCAAATCAGGGAATGAGAATATTTGGTCTGCAGACCACTTAAATGGGTCCTACCAAGCCCTACTGTACCAAGTcctaatatactgtagtactgtattttacagtattcaagtacaagtagtagtagtaagtaTAGGTTGTACTTTGCATTTGTCTGATACAGTAGTTTAATGAATAAATAGCAAAAATGtacaattaaattgtttgtatgAATCCGTTACTACTATTATACATactaatgaaatgaaatattgcAATTGTGAATCCGGTAGTAATTATGTTGCTTCTCTGTTATAAGATATTTCATACAGTAgaggaaaataataatacatgtttttcactatagtactgtatttaaataataatacatgtttttcactatagtactgtatttaaatcaaaattactgaaaaaatgacatgttttggGTATCAGTGGCTTTATCTctatggagatacaaaataaaataatcaaggAAGAGAGAAAAAACCAAAAAGTGAACCGAATCATCATTACATGGTTTCCCGTGTGCTGTGCTAAAGCCAGGACAATATTCAAAGAATTTGATTCtgtgataaatatatttaaaattcattttgaatTTGATTAAATGCACAAGAGTAAAGAAATCTATATTTAGAAGCACAATAGTAAAGTAGATTAGTAATGAGCACTGTATTCTAAGTATTGATTTCAGCCTTATATTAGGAGTTTTCATATCATGTAAAATCATCGTGTATTAATGCAATTACATTTGTACGCTTCAAACGATCGTTTTTAGATGACTCTGTTATTGGTGACTCATACAGTAATGCAATCATACAGAATTATGTATCGTGTGCTGCTGGATATTAAAGGCTAATTGCTGTTAACTAGTTATTCCAGGTCATGTTTTGTTGTAAAAGGactcaaaattattattttttatctagactACCAGGGGCGAATCGAGCATTATAGATGTTGGAGGCGGGggctaaatatttcattaatggTAAAAACAATTTGTCAGATTGCAGaaaaatagtcattattttattttaaaaaaagacatggCTGTTAAATCTATGTCTTACTACTCTCTTTAGTATAGTTGTACAAAATTTAACTAGAGAGAAATGAATAACCAAAATATCAAATAAGCGAATGCAAAAAGTTTAATTTACAGAACTTGGCTGGCCATGCCTAGTCTAAAAactatttacttttttttttttcaaaattacaatCCAGAAAACATTAGCTGGATTTGGAAAAGCACCAAAATATGAAGTAGGTTTCAATAATGATGTGTACAGTAATGATATGATACAGTACCTGTCATAATGATTGATGATGCATCCTCAATTCAATAACGATATAATTTAATGTTAAGTTtctaaatgaaattaaacagaTACTGTACAgtcaaaatatagtatattgatattaattttaattatgcactgaaaaatttaaaatgcattttaccatatttcattttaatttattattttattctgaTGGCCATGACCTAAATTTTGCCAGCAAACGTTTTGCTTCattctattatttaaatttgttttgtgtgcaaaaaacattaaaaacaagtgTGCGGTAGGGTATTTTGTACATTTgcaagaatataaaaaaaaaggtaaacatTCAAATCATTCTGAAAAGAGATTACAATTAGAAATTATTGTTTTACACAGAGTCTCATTTAGCTACAGTTATCACTTTTAATGTATTATCTAGACCCCaacattttgatattgaaaatgtgtgcagttggtcgctttcttgtagatgcttatcatattgtattgttttgttggtttatttctgtgctctgttctgggttgaccaaatAGTATAcctaggtgtttagcacctgtttggtatTTGGtccttgccttttatatttgttttgtcttctttgttttgtatatggcagaaaattgaataaataaaataaaataaattatttaattgcaTCTACAGTAACAGTAATAAAATTCACACAATAACCCATGACACCTACCTTCTGTCAAGGGAAGTGTCAATTATTCGATTACCGTAGGTATACTGTACAATTCAAGTACAGTGCTTGTGTCAAGATACAAGTATCATTATTGTGCAAGACAAGGATGTACTGTAGGCCAGGGATGGCGGTTAGTTAGGATCTATGGGTgggaaagaaataaaacaatacttaataCAGGTACCCAGAGTTTTCTTGGTAgtttttgcattaaatttaaGCTTGGTGGAAGGCTGCTTAGCACAATTACTGTTCTGTATGCTATTAGTTTCTTGGAAAATGTGTTATCTCTAGGGGTACAGTGTATAGTTAGATGGGTATTTAATGTGATTTTAGTGTGGGTTCAGTTAGACCAACGCTAATAATGGTTGATGGGGGTCATTAGAGCACCTACTGGTAAACCATATTAaaggcctacagtacaataCAATGTGATTATTAAATGTCTGTATTTTTACTGTAATTAATGCTGCTGAATTATGTCCTTAACTTTTATATACAATTGGGAATAAATGTGTGAGGTAATAAAAAAACTGGTTGGtaattactgtacatactgtaacTTAGTCTAGATTTTACCAAGAcagagttttgacttaatattagtttaaaaatatttttgcacatatggcgtttcatacgtatactacttgagctcgTACAGACAAAATCGAAACGctgactggtggactaacataaaaaagacaataaatacagacttggacaagtattactgtaaaaatatcattaattattacatttaagTATGTTATTGTTAGGTTATACTGTAGTAAAGATGGTGACCTTTATATAATTGTAGGAGAGCCAACAAAAATCATGTGCAGACTGATATTATGAGTTTATGGAGTATGATATAATttgtcaatattataattagtgTATAAAAAATATTGCTGATCGTTGTTATGCCAACACTTAACAATTCTCAGAGGATTACGATAAATGTATTAAGTGCATTCAGTTATTTCAcatcatataatatttattaaatgggaatatttattatgaatataCGAATATGTGCATACAGCTAACTAATTAACATATTGTTTCTGTAGAATTTCCACATTgtctattattgtattgtaaaccTAGAATCATCTAATCTAAAGACCAATACATCCGCCCACGCGAGTTATGTGTGGAAATTGACATTATAATATTTGctgatatttaaaattaaaacgtAATTATAATCTGTGTAGCAGTATTGGTGAAAGAATTAGTGCATTACAGTATaactatataaaacaacattatactattttaaacacttttttgCTGTCATGTCAATGTTTTATACAAGGGCAATTCTATGGTAACTAATTGACATTCTGACACAAATGTAGAGTAAAGcctaaattgtattttttgttgtaCCAAAGAATGTAGCCACACTGTACATACTCTAACTCCTCTATCCAATTAAACCATTTAAAGGAGGGTACTGTACTATAGCTCCGGGTATAAAATTTCTcctgtttattataaaatataaatgttggcAACAGATTAGAATAATCCCTACATATTTTCCGTAAGCAGTAAAGAGAAGGAACATCATGACATAAAACAATGGTGCTGCAGGACTTCTTATCTTAAagcattacagtatattaaaaattGACTTTACTAAAAATACTTAACTGTTATTTAATTACGGGAAATATCTCACAAGAATAATTGGTGAATAAGGCCACAGTCCTGTACTTATTGAAACTTCTTTCATTTGTGTAGTAATCTCATTAATCAGAAATACTGTATTCCACCAATTTCAGTTAATATTGCACTACAATGTTTTGCTAAATCAACACCTCATATTTACACTACATGTCATTTGTTTGTTGTTCCTGCCTATGTATTGTATGTAGTTTATTCCAAAACTTATGGCTTCCTACCAAGAAAAACACACATCAATTGTATTGAGAAATTGAATACTCTTCTGTACTGTTAGTATTTGAATACCAATACATTTCTATGTGAATACACTCTCAGATAACACTTTACATTACTGCACTATTCACAAAATTCTTCAATAGTATTTAATCTATTGTTTAACATCCTTTTTAGAAAATCTGTTATCATTATGtctatacaaatattaaattcagACTATTGACAAATTAGTATAATACAGTAGTGTGGGGTTTGTGTAATCtaccattttgtatttttaaaggaAGTAAATTGTTGATAAGTTAGATCTTTTCCatggtataaaataaaaatatttttataaagtatAGTTAAATTCTGTGTACTGTACGTTATGATTCCTGTCTTCATAGTTTTTAAGAGGTTTATTTTTATTCGACcactatattattaataatgataaaataataaggatacgacatttatatagcgctatttCGTTAAGATCAGAGCGCTTTGAATGGATCTAGACTCTGAGCAGGAAATAGGGTAACAACCCATTAAtgacaacaaaaataacaaacaatatttaaCACCTAAGCTTTTTATTTTAGGTACAGTACTACTCTcgatacataataataaaatctagAGGGTATAGTATTTAATAgggtataatattattataaaattgacctcctgtactgtatgtacagtatgggAAATGTTTTTCaacattaaacaatatttaacacCCAAGCTTTTTATTTTAGGTACAGTACTTCTCTTGATACATTTTtccattttataaaaataaaatctagAGGGTATAGTATTTTACAGTGTACagttgtttttataaaattgacctactgtacagtatgggAAATGTTTTTTAACAATGAGCTGTTTGGATGGGTCAGGGATGAGTCAATAACATCTACCAGGTGAGCTCAATTCTACTTCATAAATTTATATGAGTCATCCGGCTCTGTTAAATTCAATCTTTATAATTTTGTCTTCTAGGACGCAGAACAATCAGTGACATTAAGGGAAATCATCAACACATGCTGAACCACTGTTGCTTAGCGGATTGATATAAAAGATGTCTTGAAACAAAACCAAGAAAAAAAATCTGTTGATTGCGCACCAGTTGTTGTTTTGAATCTTGATTGATTGTAGCAAGTGTGTTCTGTACTATTGTGAAAAACACACttgaattttattgaaaattattaccATTATGTAAGAACGTATTTTGTAAAAGTTTGAAGTATACTCCAAAGCGTTGTTATGGGGAACAATGCTACATCGATACCTGGACAAGGTCGAGATAGGTCCAAGCATCGAACAGTAAACTTTGACATGGACCGTGAACATAGTGCCACTCTATTCCCACGAGATTCGTCTGTTCGTGGCGATGAGGTCCTTGAACCGAGGCATGCCACAATGCCCGTGAAAGTAGAGAaggaaaagaagaagaaaacaaGTTTAGCAACGATAAAGAAAAAGCTAGTGGGTAAAAAGAGACACACAAAGTCACTTGATTATGCTCGTGCAGTCAAAGACATGCTGTCGTCGTGGAATATACGTGATGTTAAAGCGCTAGTTGATGAATATGAATCCCtagcaattttaaaacaaatgtcaATTCAAACGACATTGGCTCGACCGAAAACGCTTTCCTTAAGCCAGAATTTAAGCCATCTTTACGCGTGTCAGCATTGTGCTGACGTAGACTTGATTTTTCTGGGAACCGTGTTCCCGGCACACCGAGCGATTCTTTCTGTACGGTGTCGGTATTTTCGCGAAGTTTTAGCAAAATTTCCCGGCTACTGCAACAGTATTCCAATCAATCAGTTGCCAGGCGTGGACGTTACCATGTTTTCGGTGTTGTTGAAATATTTGTACACCGGAGAAATTGACACTCACGACCCACGATTAGAAAGCCTTGATGTGTTGATACAATTAGGAGATAAATTTGGTACACCAAATATTTTAGAACAagattttaaatacttattagATACGGGTGAATTTGCAGATGCTATTGTAGTATTTGCGTCGGATTCACAATCAAAACAAAGTGAACAAATGCCAGTAAGTGCCAGCAGATCCAGCAGAAACACATTCCTCTGTCACAAAGCCATCTTGTCCGCAAGGTCGCCATTCTTCCGCAACCTCTTGCAAAGGAAGCACAGAGAATCGGAAGAGAGGAGAGAAAACGAAATGCCAAAAAGGACCAAAATTGTACTGGACGCTAATGTAATTCCTAAAAAGTATGCCCATGTGTTATTAAACGCAATTTATTTAGACACTTTGGATTTGTCGTTGATTAAAGACGATGGGCTTGAGAGCAGTTTAGGTGAAGCTCAAGCTATGGTTCTTGGTAGAAAACCAGTTTCGCGGATTGATCAAGCTATGGAGTGCTATCAGATAGCGCAGTTTCTTGATATGACATCCATGGCACAAGGTAGGTCAGAAACAGAATCTCAGCTTCTTTTCAAAGCTGAAATCAAGGTCCATCcttgtataatttataatataaagaaaTCCAATATGCTGAAAATAACTCTACTTGAATGTGATGTGGAGAATGTGATCGAAAAACGCTCTATTGAGTTTTCACAAGGAAgttggtaaaaaaaaacacacctAGGCTATTAAAAGTTGCCCCATCTCAAACGGTGCAAGTTTTAGTCAAGTTGTTTAGGAGGAGTTCAAGTAACAAATTTTGAGTTGCTACAGTAGTGATTTTAGATTTCTGTTAAATTACAATAATGCCTGTAAAAGGGGTAAATATCTCATTAACTGCAGTGTAAATTGGTTAATATTTAATGCTGTGTTTACAATAAACCGATCATTTGAACTATAAATTACCTACATTTTAGGGAAAGTATTATTGCACTGACGGACAGTACAATATCTTCCTGTTTCCATATGAAATTAAGCAAGCATTAACAATTTATTGTAGAAAAACAGCTTGCTTCATTAACCAGTAATAAGTTCACTAGTAGCACATCcgtgtactgtacattaatggAATTACTTTTCTGATTATGAATTtgttattgctatttttaaaatgcaaaagctagaaatgatattaaaatattgtgcAGTGATTAGAACTGCTTCTTGGAAAAATGATTCCTCTCAAGAATTAGAATAATAAAATTTGTATCAAAAACATTTCTCTctgaaattattaatttctaaATTCATATTCGTAGTTCACCATTGTTTCAACAACGTACAAATATTCAGAATTAACATTGTAGAATAAGCATTTAGCCATTTTCCCGTTCttacaataataaatgcatactacatactgtacatactaaaggttatttattaaataaagtaaCAACTATATTTCACTCTCTACAGTAGATTTTATTTGAAACTGAAATTTGTTTGTGACAATCTTTTTAAATGGTCCCTTTGCCAAAAAGGGAAAAAGTCAGATTATAAATTATTCAAGTATATTTCCTTCTTACTgggaaaaaatgttttagaaaaCATCATTGAATTGTAGTAAAAATAGCCACGAAGAAGGATTTAGTGTTTTCCAAAAGCTTGGCACtgctttctggctgttttatacccaactgttttttttaaaactttatttgtatcttcattgagatcctgccagtgatttcattcattcatattttcatttatttattcgacatcatcatgtcctgGCACCCCAAAAGCAACAGAGTCCATCATCATGTCCTGGCACCCCAAAAGCAACAGAGTCCATCATCATGTCCTGGCACCCCAAAAGCAACAGAGTCACCATAACATGAAATGCCTGGGGCCACAGAAGAacttataaaattaaaaatcaaaatagttCAAAATACATTTagcattttttttcagtaatttacctttggattaacacattttttgtatatgttatCTGTCTTCTATAGCCTGTGAAGATGTAATAGCAGAGAGTATCAGCACTGAAAACATAATTACTATTTTGAGTTGGAGCTGTCAACCTCACGGTTCAAGCTGGGTGCATAGACAAGCCATGCATTACATGAAAGAAGAGTTTCTGTCAATTATGAATTCTTCCACATTGTGTGACATCACAAAGGGTGATTTGCTAGCTGCCCTTAAATCAGACTTTTTGCAGGTGATTGGTGTTATTCAAATTTTCATTTCGTCTCTTAAACTCCGTGTACACTataacaaatgtgatgtgcccatatgatgatgatgtcatatcactaccatttttgggcatatcactaccaaatttgggcacatcacaatttttttcaaactagtttgatagtgtagacagagcttaataagaTTATGTCATGTATAATGATTCAAAATGTTGTCTTGGTGCAGAAAATATACCCTATTGCTGATATATCTTCAGCCATTAGGCTTTGGTTGTCAGAGGTCTAAACTCACTTCATCTAGTAGTTCAGATTTAAGACAAgtcccatatatggacttgatgatgttatatcactaccatattttggcacatcacacttttttgtcaaactagtttgaccataTATTGTATTGTTGGTTGTCGTCTGCTCCTCTAGAATTAACTAAAACTGTGTGAGAAAGCTAGTGAGGAAGCATGTCCCAATGGCACTAATGGCACTGTATGTGCACAATGATAACATAACGTAACCAGTTCCTAAGTTGTTTCAAATTGAAAGCTCCCTACAGTAGCccaataatacaatttaatttattatattttctaggcaAGCGAACTTGAAGTATTAAAAGCGGTGGTCAAATGGGGGGAACAGCAACTTGTCAAGAAAATGGAAGAACGAggtaaataatcaaattaattaaaagctAATAATACAGACAGGCcttctaaatataaaaaatctaTTAGTACTAGATCTCAATACATGGAAGTTAAAATCCTAGCTTTGTCTTTGTACCAGTATTATGGTCAAAACAGGGCCACTTCCTCAATACCTTATTCAGACATGTAAAACAATTAAGATTGAAATGCGACACCCAATTGCACCTATTTATAATGCAAAACCTTATGTAAAAGTTATAGGATAAGTAGTCTAATAGAAGACCTTACTGAATATGAAAGTTAAATGATAACTATTCTATATTACTTTTATTGAATGTTGCAATGAAATTCTATAGTAATCGATCACATGGAATTGCTGTGCACTGATTGGCCGAGTTCACTGACACTAAAATTGTCATTCATGTACAAATGGTTCCTTCcgggaatatatatatatatatatatatatatatatatatatatatatataaataaatcatactgtaaattatagaaacagtgctcagctaccctacatttttttattttccattttaattttCGCATTCAATTTTTTACCAGTAAGGTATTATTAATGCATTGTCATAAATGTGaaatatgtgaaaaaaaaattgcttttCTTGATAACTTTACAATAGAAAATCTTTTTTTGATATATCtacttgtatttttttattttcagaaccTAATGTAGTCAGCAACACGCAGCACAGCCTAAGTCGTAAAGGTATTAAACGGCGTGACTTGGACAACATGGAACTACGAGAGATTCTCAGTGACATCATACCATATGTACGAGTACAGCACATCATTCCACGTAATCATGACATTCTGAACAGCGCCATCAAGCGTGGACTAATCCCAATGTTACCGTCCCACATGGTTGATGGGGAAGAACCATTGTCTGTGAATTACTGGGTGAAAGGCAAATCAAGAAGACGGTATCCAAGGCCTAGGCTTTTCAGCCCTTATATGGAAGAAGCAAAGGTAAATGTCAATGAGGAAATAACCTGTGACTTGTagcctactgggctgaattgccCACACGTATGGACGACACATATCACAACTTTCTTCTTCCCTAAGGATCCCTTCGTGtcgagtgctgccaccaaacggTGCTTATTCGTCTGTCCACAAAAACGGGCTGAATAGATTAGTATACCCGGGTAACTCCCTACTCTTCTGAAAGATGTACTCGTGCAAACgaaccagatgtgtacactgaacctccagttttaagtccttatctgagaagacttgttctaccaccagaacaatggtcGAGAAGTGTCTTAAACCTGTGCCGATTTTGTAGCTATGGTTTGCCgtgcccctgccttaaccgatACTCAACTGGGCAAAATAAAGCTGGTTTTCCACTATTGAAAGTGAATCGCAAGTGTTCATTAATTCGCATGCACATTTTCACTTTTGTGACATGGAAAAATGTTTGTGAgaatatatttatgatttatttatatacctGAGCTTGTATAGACATTGTATTAGGCAGTTCATCTACCTAATCTGAATGATTTTCTATTTTAGACAATGCTAGAAGAGCAAATGGCAGCAGAGATGGAGCTGGTACGTTTACGCATGATACGCATGTCGCACGTACCGGATACGCTCTATATGTTGGATGATACAAAGTACTCTCCAAACCAGCGAGGGCAGTGTGCATCATACCCACCATCAGTTGTTACAAATAACTTACCAGGTATGACATCATAATGAGAGTGTGTCAAGAAAAAAATAGATGTTTTTATTTCTGTGCCGCCCTCTATCTGTGTAAACTATTGTTTTTGCCACATAAGCTTAGAGGTGACTGAACGACAAATTGACTTTCAAgcaattcatttttttacaattgaAATATATCCCATGATGCCTACTACATCCTTGTTTGTCAAATATTCTGCCGTACTTGTATTACATTAGGGATTACTAACCTCCGGATGGTATTCGCAAATTGCGGATATATCATGATTTTAACTTCCATTTGTCAGATGGTCAAAGGTTAATCTAGAACATTGACATTCTTTGTTAATGCTGTAGAAATGTTCTGCTTTGACCTTGCTGCTGTTTATATGAAGTCTGATATACATTGTAGTTTAATGTTTATTCTTGATAACTGTTCTAGATCCTGATAAATATCTGAAAATATCAATGATGATTAATATCAGGTCTGAGAATTAACACTTGTCTGGCTGAGTGTTAGCCCAGCTGATAAATCTTTAATTAGGCGGCTTCTGTCTAGGACTGTGAcaaatcgttaattattagaccGGTCTTCTACCAGGATTTGAAACAGCTAGggatttatttgaaaaataatttaggcattatgataataaaatctttttttttcaattttaccatttatggaatatttggtaatgatCTAGTCACATGAAGTTAAGCATACACTTTACATGCATAATA
The window above is part of the Antedon mediterranea chromosome 10, ecAntMedi1.1, whole genome shotgun sequence genome. Proteins encoded here:
- the LOC140060771 gene encoding BTB/POZ domain-containing protein 7-like, which codes for MGNNATSIPGQGRDRSKHRTVNFDMDREHSATLFPRDSSVRGDEVLEPRHATMPVKVEKEKKKKTSLATIKKKLVGKKRHTKSLDYARAVKDMLSSWNIRDVKALVDEYESLAILKQMSIQTTLARPKTLSLSQNLSHLYACQHCADVDLIFLGTVFPAHRAILSVRCRYFREVLAKFPGYCNSIPINQLPGVDVTMFSVLLKYLYTGEIDTHDPRLESLDVLIQLGDKFGTPNILEQDFKYLLDTGEFADAIVVFASDSQSKQSEQMPVSASRSSRNTFLCHKAILSARSPFFRNLLQRKHRESEERRENEMPKRTKIVLDANVIPKKYAHVLLNAIYLDTLDLSLIKDDGLESSLGEAQAMVLGRKPVSRIDQAMECYQIAQFLDMTSMAQACEDVIAESISTENIITILSWSCQPHGSSWVHRQAMHYMKEEFLSIMNSSTLCDITKGDLLAALKSDFLQASELEVLKAVVKWGEQQLVKKMEEREPNVVSNTQHSLSRKGIKRRDLDNMELREILSDIIPYVRVQHIIPRNHDILNSAIKRGLIPMLPSHMVDGEEPLSVNYWVKGKSRRRYPRPRLFSPYMEEAKTMLEEQMAAEMELVRLRMIRMSHVPDTLYMLDDTKYSPNQRGQCASYPPSVVTNNLPVPDNSTVTAMLQREKELRRCNLTQRAFALAHTDSAAVSREIRTRVVREFGLPDESVEIFQSIPEHYGEDCGRDDEEEMFGRVWDVQHGSQDGAVTPTPDPPEVAAAAQVVPMLSDIMPDIAIPSSPDITIATAPSVNQMLLQEPELGDGHFSRRKKSSNKPGHSRRDTNACTDV